From the genome of Leptodactylus fuscus isolate aLepFus1 chromosome 1, aLepFus1.hap2, whole genome shotgun sequence, one region includes:
- the LOC142190586 gene encoding endonuclease domain-containing 1 protein-like: protein MASLGQTLVFLVLCSGVLCEVLQSFTDVPGCQQFFYEGQEPLGLASNVTANICQHLHGAYHYATLYHRLARVPIYSAYILEVSTTSRPDISSSNWYLEPMLGGVAQKEMLQPSNTAMQANMDDVLESQAVNDDYRNSGYSRGHVNPSMHHSSTSQLATFTYTNMAPQDSTFNSGTWNTYESFLRDKILTTCRQTHVLSGVIISGSHPGKGKWLRNRVNVPTFFWSAFCCVQSNGNRRAEGRLGRNESPYDVVTTSIAELEVILRKEYGGEVSLFSGGCQ from the exons ATGGCCTCTCTTGGGCAGACACTCGTCTTCCTCGTTCTTTGCTCTGGGGTGTTGTGTGAGGTGCTACAAAGCTTCACCGATGTCCCAGGTTGCCAGCAGTTCTTCTACGAGGGGCAGGAACCTCTGGGCCTGGCCTCCAATGTCACCGCCAATATCTGCCAGCACCTGCACGGCGCCTACCATTATGCCACCCTCTACCACCGCCTGGCCCGTGTGCCTATCTACTCTGCCTACATCTTGGAAGTTTCCACAACGTCTCGCCCAGATATCTCCTCCAGCAATTGGTACCTGGAGCCAATG TTAGGTGGAGTTGCTCAGAAGGAAATGCTGCAGCCCTCCAACACTGCGATGCAGGCAAACATGGATGATGTGCTGGAAAGTCAGGCTGTGAATGATGACTACAGAAACTCAGGCTACAGCCGCGGCCATGTCAATCCCAGCATGCACCACAGCAGCACCTCCCAGCTCGCCACATTCACCTACACAAACATGGCGCCTCAGGATTCAACATTCAACAGTGGGACCTGGAATACCTATGAGAGTTTTCTGCGAGACAAGATTCTGACTACATGTCGACAAACCCATGTCCTCAGCGGGGTCATCATCTCCGGATCCCACCCTGGCAAGGGCAAGTGGTTACGGAACCGCGTCAATGTCCCCACCTTTTTTTGGAGTGCGTTCTGTTGTGTGCAATCCAATGGAAATAGGAGGGCAGAAGGAAGACTAGGCCGCAATGAAAGTCCCTACGACGTGGTGACCACGAGCATTGCAGAGTTggaagtcatcctgagaaaaGAGTATGGAGGAGAGGTGTCATTGTTCTCTGGTGGCTGCCAGTGA